A part of Anabas testudineus chromosome 7, fAnaTes1.2, whole genome shotgun sequence genomic DNA contains:
- the LOC113167248 gene encoding serine/threonine-protein phosphatase 4 regulatory subunit 2-A-like, producing the protein MDIDALLEAFQDFEKKGKKETCPLLEQFLCHVAKTGQPMIPWSQFKTYFMFKLEEVMEDFHASAPEQRGLHNPNVEYVPFEEMKKRILKIVDGYSGIPFTIQRLCELLTDPRRNYTGTDKFLRGLEKNVMVVSCVYPTSEKNGASCVNRMNGVMFPGNSSLYSDSRNINGPGTPKPLNRPKLSLSNSLSTNGLPDCPVSKEPESTTGEAEQHHISDTSLPEGEMTPNSGIKNKHPEEEEDADADKKEVKRLKKEEVETESEEKQSSCHQGSESLSDKLESSADTCGQEYSGTSCDTSAISEDHEPSSTQTETSKTEGDSCETADVTSPNNDRSVDQPELSAPSEESTSFEQDNGKNSNSEEGLPSTEQVASSSSNVSDLSTEGDADNSDNTETAIEPGEHD; encoded by the exons ATTttgagaagaaaggaaagaaagagactTGTCCTTTACTGGAGCAATTCCTGTGTCATGTTGCCAAGACAGGGCAGCCGAT GATCCCATGGTCACAGTTCAAAACATACTTCATGTTTAAATTGGAAGAGGTCATGGAGGATTTCCACGCTTCCGCACCAGAACAGAGAGGACTGCATAATCCCAATGTAGAATATGTTCCCTttgaggagatgaagaagaggatcTTAAAAATAGTGGATGGTTACAGTGG AATCCCTTTCACCATCCAGCGTCTTTGTGAGCTGCTTACGGACCCCAGGCGAAACTACACAGGAACGGACAAATTTCTCAGGGGTTTGGAGAAG AATGTAATGGTGGTGAGCTGTGTTTATCCCACATCAGA GAAAAATGGGGCATCCTGTGTAAACAGAATGAATGGAGTGATGTTTCCTGGTAACTCTTCTCTATATTCAGACAG ccgAAACATAAATGGGCCAGGCACACCAAAACCACTCAACAGACCAAAGTTGTCATTATCAAATTCCCTTTCCACCAATGGGCTGCCCGACTGTCCGGTCAGCAAAGAGCCAGAGTCGACCACAGGAGAGGCTGAGCAGCACCATATCAG TGACACCTCGCTCCCTGAAGGTGAAATGACACCAAACAGTGGGATAAAGAACAAACAcccagaggaagaggaggacgcTGATGCCGACAAGAAAGAGGTCAAGAGGCTGAAGAAAGAGGAGGTTGAAACTGAGAGCGAAGAAAAGCAGTCATCTTGTCATCAAGGGTCAGAGAGCTTGTCAGATAAACTGGAGTCTTCAGCAGACACTTGTGGTCAGGAGTACAGTGGAACGTCTTGTGACACATCTGCTATTTCTGAGGATCATG AGcccagcagcacacagacagaaacatctAAAACAGAAGGAGACTCATGTGAGACGGCGGATGTCACCAGTCCGAATAATGACAGAAGTGTGGACCAACCTGAGCTGTCTGCTCCGTCAGAGGAGAGCACAAGCTTTGAGCAGGACAATGGGAAGAACAGCAACAGTGAAGAGGGCCTACCCAGCACTGAGCAGGTTGCCTCTTCTTCTAGTAATGTATCTGACCTGTCAACAGAGGGCGATGCTGACAATTCCGACAACACAGAGACTGCAATAGAGCCTGGGGAACATGACTAA